In one window of Massilibacterium senegalense DNA:
- a CDS encoding ABC transporter ATP-binding protein: protein MEKLLEIKDLEISFHTYAGEVKAVRGVNFHVNKGEAVAIVGESGCGKSVTAQSIMKLIPIPPGEYKNGLIEFCGEDLVQKSEAEMQGIRGKEISMIFQDPMTSLNPTMKIGMQIVEGLVKHQGLSKNEAHTKAIEMLRLVGIPNPEKRALQYPHEFSGGMRQRAMIAIALACDPKLLIADEPTTALDVTIQAQILDLMKELKEKTGTSIIMITHDLGVVAQMCDRVVVMYAGKVVESGTLKEIFKQPKHPYTKGLLDSVPRLDLQHDEPLQPILGAPPDLVAPPKGCGFCNRCKYALKVCKDHDPELQVVGENNHQAACWLHHQDAEPYLKKFLADKSF from the coding sequence ATGGAGAAATTATTAGAAATAAAAGATTTGGAAATTTCATTTCATACGTATGCAGGGGAAGTAAAGGCGGTTCGTGGTGTGAATTTTCATGTCAATAAAGGAGAAGCAGTAGCCATCGTTGGGGAATCTGGATGCGGGAAATCCGTAACGGCACAATCTATTATGAAACTAATTCCAATTCCACCAGGGGAATATAAAAATGGATTGATTGAATTTTGTGGAGAAGATTTAGTACAAAAATCAGAAGCAGAAATGCAAGGAATCCGCGGAAAAGAAATTAGTATGATTTTCCAAGACCCAATGACTAGTTTAAATCCTACGATGAAAATTGGGATGCAAATTGTGGAAGGATTAGTGAAGCACCAAGGATTATCTAAAAATGAGGCACATACAAAAGCAATTGAAATGCTACGGTTAGTAGGCATTCCGAATCCAGAAAAACGTGCGTTACAATATCCGCATGAATTTAGTGGAGGAATGCGACAACGGGCGATGATTGCCATTGCGTTAGCTTGTGATCCGAAGTTGTTAATTGCCGATGAGCCAACAACGGCATTAGACGTTACGATTCAAGCGCAAATCTTAGATTTAATGAAAGAATTAAAAGAAAAAACTGGTACATCGATTATTATGATTACTCATGATTTAGGGGTAGTGGCACAAATGTGTGACCGAGTAGTAGTGATGTATGCAGGAAAAGTGGTCGAATCAGGAACGTTAAAAGAAATTTTCAAACAACCAAAGCATCCATATACAAAAGGATTACTAGATTCTGTACCTCGATTAGATTTACAACATGACGAACCGTTGCAACCAATTTTAGGTGCACCACCTGATTTAGTAGCTCCGCCAAAAGGATGTGGCTTCTGTAATCGCTGTAAATACGCATTAAAGGTATGTAAAGACCATGACCCAGAGCTACAAGTAGTGGGAGAAAATAATCATCAAGCAGCATGTTGGTTACATCATCAAGATGCAGAACCGTATTTGAAAAAGTTTTTAGCAGATAAATCGTTCTAG
- a CDS encoding ABC transporter ATP-binding protein, protein MSGQKEKLVEIKHLKKYFNTGGGTLKAVDDISFDIFKGETLGVVGESGCGKSTAGRTILRLYEPTDGEVRFEGKNIYDISTKELKSLRRDIQMIFQDPYASLNPRMTIEDIIGEALDIHGLAKGAKRKERIAELLELVGLNPSYMTRFAHEFSGGQRQRIGIARALAVEPKFIIADEPISALDVSVQAQVVNLLKELQEKMGLTYLFIAHDLSMVKYISDRVAVMYLGKVVEITTSDKLYEDPLHPYTKALLSAIPIPDPEIEKQRERIVLEGDVPSPIDPPSGCRFRTRCAFATEKCAQEEPVFKEVKEGHFTACHLYDE, encoded by the coding sequence ATGAGTGGACAAAAAGAGAAGTTAGTAGAAATTAAACATTTAAAGAAATATTTTAATACTGGTGGCGGAACGTTAAAAGCAGTCGATGATATTTCATTTGATATTTTTAAAGGAGAAACATTAGGCGTTGTTGGAGAGTCAGGATGCGGGAAATCAACAGCTGGCCGTACGATTCTTCGCCTATATGAGCCCACCGATGGAGAAGTACGATTTGAAGGAAAAAATATTTACGATATATCTACAAAAGAGCTCAAATCATTACGTCGGGATATACAAATGATTTTCCAAGACCCTTATGCTTCTTTAAACCCCCGGATGACGATAGAAGACATTATTGGGGAAGCGTTAGATATTCATGGCTTAGCAAAAGGAGCAAAACGGAAAGAAAGAATTGCGGAATTATTAGAGCTAGTTGGTCTAAACCCAAGTTATATGACAAGATTTGCCCATGAGTTTAGTGGTGGACAAAGACAACGGATTGGGATTGCTCGAGCATTAGCGGTAGAGCCTAAATTTATCATTGCGGATGAACCAATTTCTGCATTAGACGTTTCAGTTCAAGCGCAAGTTGTGAATTTACTAAAAGAATTGCAAGAAAAAATGGGACTAACATATCTATTTATTGCCCACGATTTATCGATGGTGAAGTATATTAGCGACCGTGTAGCGGTAATGTATTTAGGAAAAGTAGTAGAAATTACGACGAGTGATAAGCTATATGAAGATCCATTACATCCTTATACAAAGGCGTTATTATCCGCTATTCCAATTCCTGATCCAGAAATTGAAAAACAACGGGAACGAATTGTGTTAGAAGGGGACGTGCCAAGTCCGATTGACCCACCAAGCGGATGCCGATTTAGAACGAGATGTGCATTTGCAACCGAAAAATGTGCACAAGAAGAACCTGTTTTTAAAGAAGTAAAAGAAGGACATTTTACAGCTTGTCATTTATACGATGAATAA
- a CDS encoding UbiD family decarboxylase, which produces MHTNLRSFLETLKKENEIIEISAPVSPYLEIPEIHRRVIDEGGPAILFTNVEGSDIPVVTNLFGTERRVDLTFGPKPEQLVQNLVHMLDELMPPQLPSLWKRRDIIKQVLSLGTKEVSKSKAPILQKHTKKVDITQLPALTSYHLDSNPFITLPLVYTENPETGEQNVGMYRIEVREPAKTGIHWQIHKGGGYHHYLAEQRNEKLPVTLTIGGPPALTISAIAPLPEQVPELLFTSLLMQDKVHLTRVKGYPHPLIAEAEFAFGGYVPPHVREPEGPFGDHFGYYSLQHDFPVYQLQHMWKRKDAIYPATVVGKPRQEDYFIGEYLQRLMGPIFPVVLNGVHSLWTYGESGFHALAGAVVRESYYKEGLSYALRIMGEGQLTLTKFLIVTSKVVNLYNFKELLEATLERFIPERDLLILNDTSMDTLDYTGRKFNVGSKAIMTGLGEPVRKLTYSYNSGDIRHVDKIRPYCGGCLCISGPSFEDEPEFAQALVDHSQEQLKDFQLVFLVDDADIVMSQQSFLWSTFTRFDPSYDLYAQREIVRNNIRYQGPIVIDARMKPFYPDAVEPREDIVKLVDNRWKEYFPKGF; this is translated from the coding sequence ATGCATACAAACTTACGATCGTTTTTGGAAACATTAAAAAAAGAAAATGAGATTATTGAAATATCAGCACCAGTTTCACCGTATTTAGAAATTCCTGAAATTCATCGTCGCGTCATCGATGAAGGTGGACCAGCAATATTATTTACGAATGTAGAAGGCAGCGACATTCCGGTTGTAACGAATCTTTTCGGTACAGAACGTCGCGTTGATTTGACATTTGGTCCAAAGCCCGAACAACTCGTTCAAAATTTAGTACATATGCTTGATGAACTCATGCCGCCACAACTTCCTTCTTTATGGAAAAGAAGAGATATAATCAAACAAGTACTATCTTTAGGTACAAAAGAAGTTTCAAAATCAAAAGCACCAATTTTACAAAAACATACGAAAAAAGTAGATATTACGCAACTCCCTGCATTAACTAGCTACCATCTAGACAGCAATCCTTTTATTACACTTCCGCTTGTGTATACGGAAAATCCTGAAACAGGAGAGCAAAATGTCGGGATGTATCGAATCGAAGTTCGGGAACCTGCAAAAACAGGTATCCATTGGCAAATTCATAAAGGTGGCGGCTATCACCATTATTTAGCAGAGCAACGAAATGAAAAATTACCTGTAACATTAACGATTGGCGGACCACCAGCTTTAACGATTTCAGCGATTGCTCCGCTTCCAGAACAAGTGCCGGAATTATTATTTACATCCCTTCTGATGCAAGATAAAGTACATTTAACACGTGTAAAAGGATATCCACATCCGTTAATTGCAGAAGCCGAATTTGCTTTTGGTGGATACGTTCCTCCGCACGTTCGGGAACCAGAAGGCCCATTTGGCGATCACTTTGGTTATTATTCGTTACAACATGACTTCCCAGTATATCAATTACAACATATGTGGAAACGAAAAGATGCTATTTACCCTGCAACAGTTGTCGGAAAACCACGCCAAGAAGACTATTTTATCGGGGAATATTTGCAACGTTTAATGGGACCTATTTTCCCTGTGGTACTAAACGGTGTGCATAGTTTATGGACATACGGAGAAAGTGGATTTCATGCATTAGCTGGAGCGGTAGTTCGGGAAAGTTATTATAAAGAAGGACTATCGTATGCACTTCGCATTATGGGTGAAGGACAACTTACCTTAACGAAATTTTTAATTGTAACAAGTAAAGTGGTGAATTTATATAACTTTAAAGAGTTACTTGAAGCGACGTTAGAACGTTTTATTCCAGAGCGTGACTTATTAATTTTAAACGACACTTCCATGGATACATTAGATTATACAGGTCGTAAGTTTAATGTAGGAAGTAAAGCGATTATGACTGGTTTAGGGGAACCAGTGCGTAAACTCACATACAGTTATAACAGCGGAGATATTCGACATGTCGATAAAATTCGTCCTTACTGCGGGGGGTGTTTATGTATTAGTGGTCCTTCTTTTGAAGATGAACCTGAATTCGCTCAAGCACTTGTCGACCATTCACAAGAACAATTGAAAGATTTTCAACTTGTCTTTTTAGTCGATGATGCGGATATTGTGATGTCCCAACAATCATTTTTATGGTCTACATTTACGCGCTTTGACCCGTCTTACGATTTATATGCACAAAGAGAAATCGTCCGAAATAATATCCGTTATCAAGGTCCAATCGTCATTGACGCGAGAATGAAACCCTTTTATCCAGATGCTGTCGAACCACGAGAAGATATTGTAAAATTGGTAGATAACCGCTGGAAAGAATACTTCCCAAAGGGATTCTAA
- a CDS encoding N-acetyltransferase codes for MSWYDLLNSYFPAEEMKDKRHFEVLLHEKGDIYKKLEKDDYVVLYAEFPDFLFIDYLIIKEQARGKGLGKTIINKFKKYGKPILIEVEPPTEENPDTLKRMRFYTRHHFETVPSIQYYLRSPYSPQKQYMNIMYWAPEKYSDQFIYDKMRKMYQEIYQYKDQEIYGSGFDDVKDVFTFTYNTNSLSFMNTDKDR; via the coding sequence GTGAGTTGGTATGACTTACTAAATAGTTATTTTCCTGCTGAAGAAATGAAAGATAAACGTCATTTTGAAGTGCTGTTACACGAAAAAGGTGATATTTATAAAAAATTAGAAAAAGATGATTACGTTGTGCTATATGCTGAGTTTCCTGATTTTTTATTTATTGACTATTTAATCATAAAAGAACAAGCTCGTGGAAAAGGATTAGGGAAAACAATTATTAATAAATTTAAAAAATACGGAAAGCCAATATTGATTGAAGTAGAGCCACCGACAGAAGAAAATCCAGATACGTTAAAACGGATGCGTTTTTATACTCGCCATCATTTTGAAACGGTGCCTTCTATTCAATATTATTTACGTTCTCCATATTCACCGCAAAAACAATATATGAATATTATGTATTGGGCACCTGAAAAGTATTCCGATCAATTCATTTATGACAAAATGAGAAAAATGTATCAAGAAATTTATCAATATAAAGATCAAGAAATTTACGGAAGTGGCTTTGATGATGTGAAAGATGTATTTACGTTTACGTATAACACCAATTCTTTGTCATTTATGAATACAGACAAGGACAGATAG
- the spxA gene encoding transcriptional regulator SpxA, translated as MVTLYTSPSCTSCRKAKAWLEEHEISFAERNIFSEPLTMEEVKQILRMTEDGTDEIISTRSKAFQELNVNLDTMPLQDLYNVIIENPGLLRRPIIIDEKRLQVGYNEDEIRRFLPRKVRTFQLLEAQKMVN; from the coding sequence ATGGTTACTTTATATACATCACCTAGTTGTACATCTTGTAGAAAGGCAAAAGCTTGGTTAGAAGAACATGAGATTTCTTTTGCAGAGCGAAATATTTTTTCAGAGCCTTTAACGATGGAAGAAGTGAAACAAATTTTACGGATGACAGAGGATGGAACAGATGAAATTATTTCTACTCGTTCGAAAGCATTTCAAGAGTTAAATGTTAATTTAGATACGATGCCACTTCAAGATCTTTATAATGTGATTATTGAAAATCCAGGTTTGCTTCGTAGACCAATTATTATCGATGAAAAACGTTTACAAGTTGGTTATAATGAAGATGAAATTCGTCGTTTCTTACCAAGAAAAGTACGTACATTCCAATTACTTGAAGCACAAAAAATGGTTAACTAA
- a CDS encoding TerC family protein: protein MFMEFITGLLVIIALDILLGGDNAVVIALASRNLPEKQRNKAIFIGTGLAIVIRILLTVVAVYLLMIPYLQFIGGLFLVYIAYSLLVEKKSEHGDIKAAKSLGQAIRTIVLADVVMALDNVLAIAGAANGNIYLVVIGLLVSVPIIVWGSKIILKWMERFPIIIYIGSAILGFTASKMMWNDEKIHPYLEPYDSYHWFFNLLIIVLIIVIGKYVNDKQNKTA, encoded by the coding sequence ATTTTCATGGAATTTATTACAGGATTATTAGTGATCATTGCGTTAGATATTCTACTTGGTGGCGATAACGCTGTTGTTATTGCACTTGCAAGCCGTAATCTTCCAGAAAAACAACGCAATAAAGCAATTTTTATCGGAACAGGGTTAGCCATTGTGATTCGGATTTTACTAACAGTAGTAGCCGTTTATTTATTAATGATTCCGTACTTACAATTTATCGGTGGTTTATTTCTTGTTTATATTGCATACAGTTTACTCGTGGAGAAGAAAAGTGAACACGGTGACATTAAAGCAGCAAAAAGCTTAGGACAAGCCATTCGAACTATTGTATTAGCGGATGTCGTCATGGCGTTAGATAACGTGTTAGCCATCGCTGGTGCTGCAAACGGAAATATTTACTTAGTCGTTATTGGATTACTCGTATCTGTACCAATTATCGTCTGGGGTAGTAAAATTATTTTAAAATGGATGGAGCGTTTTCCAATTATTATTTATATCGGTTCTGCTATTTTAGGTTTTACCGCTTCTAAAATGATGTGGAATGATGAAAAAATTCATCCATATCTCGAACCATACGATTCCTATCATTGGTTTTTCAACTTATTAATCATTGTATTAATTATTGTCATCGGAAAATATGTGAATGATAAACAAAATAAAACAGCATAA
- the mecA gene encoding adaptor protein MecA, which yields MDIERVNEFTIKFFISYKDIEARGYTRDEIWYNRERGEDLFWELMDEANHSQEFPLEGPLWIQVQALNSGLEIVVTKAQFSKDGDKLKIPNGDQKALEISVDEDKIESLLDKHFKRKEEIDDDDEFNDYLEDDGPTTDTDYVLVFDDFENVISLSHGVASSTMFDTTLYAFEDKYYLYVVFKDYTTQTEQKNTLSQFLEYGKQTDVTIYRLEEYGKFIVTDALAQLKTMFNKRG from the coding sequence ATGGATATTGAAAGAGTGAATGAATTTACAATTAAGTTTTTTATCTCTTATAAAGATATTGAAGCTAGAGGATATACGCGTGATGAAATTTGGTATAATCGCGAACGTGGGGAAGACTTATTTTGGGAATTGATGGATGAAGCCAATCATTCACAGGAATTTCCACTCGAAGGCCCACTATGGATTCAAGTACAAGCACTAAATTCTGGTTTAGAAATTGTCGTGACAAAAGCGCAATTTTCAAAAGATGGAGATAAATTAAAAATCCCTAATGGTGATCAAAAAGCGCTTGAGATTTCGGTTGATGAAGATAAAATTGAATCATTATTAGATAAACATTTTAAACGAAAAGAAGAAATAGATGATGATGACGAGTTTAACGATTATTTAGAAGATGACGGGCCAACAACAGATACGGATTATGTGTTAGTATTTGACGATTTTGAAAATGTTATTTCTCTCAGTCATGGAGTAGCATCTTCGACGATGTTTGATACCACATTATATGCCTTTGAAGATAAATACTATTTGTACGTTGTATTTAAAGATTATACGACACAAACCGAGCAAAAAAATACACTCAGTCAATTTTTGGAATACGGAAAACAAACAGATGTCACAATTTATCGCTTAGAGGAATATGGAAAATTCATTGTGACAGATGCTTTGGCACAATTGAAAACAATGTTTAACAAAAGAGGTTGA
- a CDS encoding competence protein CoiA — translation MFWAVDQDGNPVILSKRVSKRILDRIIHGKQFFCPVCRQEVILRKGTMRPYHFAHRKKTTCADQIGESMYHFYGKKRLHELFNTSYLCQLEPRLSSINQIPDVLIQTNTHTIALEYQCADLHAETWKLRTNGFKTVQLQPFWILGGNRMNRLSKHTIRMKQLEWLSLRKKHTSPYLLFYCPISRLFCIVSIISPFYTSTCLVSFTFIKEKEFSFHLLQQLRPQFSASHHKEWQKLKKNWRLKSIHYQSIEQSYVHQLFLQASTTLQFTPSFCGIPLPTNVSIQTAPILWQSWLFIKFLSHPKPDVWVMRAQVIREFNKLVSNRIFRIRFEKEHSQRAIIGYLNYLKKKGVIIQREEQVFQTLPSILWPKSLDQLLKMDNLF, via the coding sequence TTGTTTTGGGCAGTTGATCAAGATGGTAATCCCGTTATTTTATCGAAACGTGTCTCAAAGCGAATCTTGGATAGAATCATTCATGGTAAGCAATTTTTTTGTCCTGTTTGTCGACAAGAAGTCATCCTACGAAAAGGAACGATGCGTCCATATCATTTCGCCCATCGCAAAAAAACGACGTGTGCCGATCAAATAGGAGAATCCATGTATCATTTTTATGGAAAAAAACGTCTTCATGAGCTATTTAACACTTCTTATCTGTGTCAATTAGAACCCCGTTTATCTTCGATTAATCAAATCCCTGATGTTCTCATTCAAACAAACACTCATACTATCGCATTAGAATATCAATGTGCAGATTTACATGCCGAAACATGGAAATTACGCACAAATGGATTCAAAACGGTTCAGCTGCAACCATTTTGGATTTTAGGTGGTAATCGAATGAACCGTCTATCTAAACATACGATTCGAATGAAGCAATTAGAATGGTTATCTTTAAGGAAAAAACATACGTCTCCTTATCTGTTATTTTATTGCCCCATTTCTCGATTATTTTGTATTGTTTCTATTATTTCCCCTTTTTACACGTCTACTTGCCTTGTTTCTTTTACTTTTATAAAAGAAAAAGAATTTTCTTTTCACCTGTTGCAACAACTGAGACCACAATTCTCTGCTTCTCACCATAAAGAATGGCAAAAGCTTAAAAAAAATTGGCGCTTGAAATCTATTCATTATCAAAGTATCGAACAGTCGTATGTTCATCAATTATTTCTTCAAGCTTCTACCACGCTCCAGTTTACCCCGTCCTTTTGTGGAATTCCTTTACCTACGAATGTATCTATTCAAACAGCTCCTATCCTATGGCAATCTTGGCTATTTATAAAATTTTTATCTCATCCGAAACCAGATGTTTGGGTGATGCGTGCACAAGTAATTCGGGAGTTTAACAAACTAGTGTCCAATCGTATTTTTCGTATTCGCTTTGAAAAAGAGCATAGTCAACGGGCGATTATTGGCTATTTAAATTATTTGAAAAAAAAAGGAGTTATCATTCAGAGAGAAGAACAAGTTTTTCAAACGCTACCGTCTATTCTTTGGCCAAAATCATTGGATCAATTGTTAAAAATGGATAATTTATTTTGA